One region of Manis pentadactyla isolate mManPen7 chromosome 9, mManPen7.hap1, whole genome shotgun sequence genomic DNA includes:
- the BTG2 gene encoding protein BTG2: protein MSQACWTGKRTDMLPEIAAAVGFLSSLLRTRGCVSEQRLKVFSGALQEALTEHYKHHWFPEKPSKGSGYRCIRINHKMDPIISKVASQIGLSQPQLRRLLPSELTLWVDPYEVSYRIGEDGSICVLYEEAPVAASYGLLTCKNQMMLGRSSPSKNYVMAVSS from the exons ATGAGCCAGGCCTGCTGGACCGGGAAGAGAACAGACATGCTCCCGGAGATCGCCGCTGCCGTGGGCTTCCTCTCCAGCCTCCTGAGGACCCGGGGCTGCGTGAGCGAGCAGAGGCTTAAGGTTTTCAGCGGGGCTCTCCAGGAGGCACTAACAG AGCACTACAAACATCACTGGTTTCCTGAAAAGCCCTCCAAGGGCTCCGGCTACCGCTGCATCCGTATCAACCACAAGATGGACCCCATCATCAGCAAGGTGGCCAGTCAGATCGGACTCAGCCAGCCACAGCTGCGCCGGCTGCTGCCCAGCGAGCTGACCCTGTGGGTGGACCCTTACGAGGTGTCCTATCGCATTGGGGAGGATGGCTCCATCTGCGTCCTGTACGAGGAGGCCCCAGTGGCCGCCTCCTATGGGCTCCTCACCTGCAAGAACCAAATGATGCTGGGCCGGAGCAGCCCCTCGAAGAACTACGTGATGGCGGTCTCCAGTTAG